Proteins from one bacterium genomic window:
- a CDS encoding transglutaminase domain-containing protein, translating to MSRTFFLYVFLFLFLACFFSSAASAGEKDKAPFHDFIFTDPDSYQSLVDPEHPEIVKKVKEFKTIEEAYLFVRDKVDYAGHIPASNPGTALRDGEASCLGKAALLASIYRCMGIPAEKIRIVTGIVMSPEGPTDHVWIDFEHQGVCLQQDPSGLLGSFAFGEFCGNGFVDNFVIKEIFCFNDEDFGILSQINRIRHSIPAPMRQQMIESK from the coding sequence ATGAGCAGGACGTTTTTTCTTTATGTATTCCTTTTTCTGTTCCTGGCGTGCTTTTTTTCCTCCGCCGCTTCGGCCGGAGAAAAAGACAAAGCTCCCTTCCACGATTTTATCTTTACGGACCCCGACTCCTATCAGTCCCTCGTAGATCCCGAACACCCGGAAATCGTCAAGAAGGTCAAGGAATTCAAGACGATCGAGGAGGCGTATCTCTTCGTCAGGGACAAAGTGGATTACGCCGGGCACATTCCGGCGTCAAACCCCGGAACGGCGCTCAGGGACGGAGAGGCGAGCTGCCTCGGCAAGGCGGCGCTTCTGGCGAGCATCTACCGCTGCATGGGGATACCGGCGGAAAAGATAAGAATCGTGACAGGGATAGTGATGAGTCCCGAGGGCCCCACCGACCATGTCTGGATCGACTTTGAACACCAGGGAGTCTGCCTGCAGCAGGACCCCTCCGGCCTTCTCGGGAGCTTCGCCTTCGGGGAGTTCTGCGGCAACGGTTTCGTCGACAACTTCGTAATAAAAGAGATTTTCTGCTTTAACGACGAGGATTTCGGCATTCTCTCGCAGATTAACCGGATCCGGCATTCGATACCGGCGCCTATGAGGCAGCAGATGATCGAGTCTAAGTAG